The Populus trichocarpa isolate Nisqually-1 chromosome 11, P.trichocarpa_v4.1, whole genome shotgun sequence genome has a segment encoding these proteins:
- the LOC7462356 gene encoding uncharacterized protein LOC7462356 has translation MSLTIKPHLHHQNHRMHKPTSTNSRDWTQIYTVYGMEQWQTLLFLVFQATLFSIMSILFLLYYQPICQFLDTFFLLTATSSTGGGSAARFAAGFIGCVTALSAVCLFFAAGNFFYSSVGLRYEMAQRIVSCVNDWSNVKVALDIGCGRGILLNAVATQLKKTGSSGRVVGLDRSKGTTLSTLRTANVEGVGEYVTCREGDVRSLPFGDNYFDVVVSATFVHTVGKEYGHRTVEAAAERMRVLGEMVRVLKPGGVGVVWDLLHVPEYVRRLQELKMEDITVSERVTAFMMSSHIVSFRKPIQHILGPCEVRLDWRC, from the exons ATGTCACTAACGATCAAGCCTCATCTCCATCATCAGAATCACAGAATGCACAAACCCACATCAACAAACAGCAGAGACTGGACACAGATCTACACAGTTTATGGCATGGAACAATGGCAAACATTACTCTTTCTCGTATTTCAAGCTACTCTCTTCTCCATCATGTCAATCCTTTTCCTGCTATACTACCAACCAATCTGCCAGTTTCTAGACACTTTCTTCCTCCTCACCGCCACCAGTTCCACCGGTGGTGGCAGTGCAGCACGTTTTGCTGCTGGGTTCATCGGCTGTGTGACAGCACTATCTGCTGTCTGTTTGTTTTTCGCGGCGGGGAACTTTTTTTATAGTTCTGTTGGGTTGCGCTATGAAATGGCGCAAAGGATTGTAAGCTGTGTGAATGATTGGTCTAATGTTAAGGTTGCTCTTGATATCGGATGCGGCCGTGGGATTTTGTTGAATGCGGTGGCTACTCAGTTGAAGAAGACAGGGAGCTCCGGTCGGGTTGTTGGGTTGGACCGGTCTAAAGGGACTACTTTGTCTACGCTTCGAACCGCCAACGTGGAAG GTGTTGGAGAGTATGTCACTTGCAGGGAGGGTGATGTGAGGAGTCTACCATTCGGTGATAACTACTTTGATGTGGTGGTATCAGCTACTTTTGTACACACAGTTGGAAAAGAGTATGGCCATCGGACAGTGGAGGCCGCAGCAGAAAGAATGAGGGTGTTGGGTGAGATGGTCAGGGTTCTGAAGCCCGGGGGTGTTGGGGTCGTCTGGGATCTACTACATGTGCCGGAATATGTCCGACGTCTACAAGAATTGAAGATGGAGGATATTACGGTTTCAGAGCGTGTGACTGCCTTCATGATGAGCAGCCACATTGTATCTTTTCGGAAACCTATTCAGCACATACTGGGTCCTTGTGAGGTCCGCCTGGATTGGAGATGCTGA